Proteins co-encoded in one Labeo rohita strain BAU-BD-2019 unplaced genomic scaffold, IGBB_LRoh.1.0 scaffold_1963, whole genome shotgun sequence genomic window:
- the LOC127159179 gene encoding ribonuclease inhibitor-like: MTNEGCSAVTSALKSNPSHLRELNLSRNKLGDSGVKNLSDLLMNTQFKLEKLQLSNCEMTDEGCSAVTSALKSNPSHLRELNLSWNKLGDSGVKNLSDLLMNTQFKLEKLDLCGCRITEKQCLILTSALKSNPSHLRELNLTGNKLGDSGVKNLSDLLMNTQFKLEKLDLWNCSITEKQCLILTSALKSNPSHLRELDLSGNQIKNTGVNHLCDVLKDSHCKLERLSLYDCGITDVSSLTQSLTNTKALQFLKELDLSNNMFGDSKQRLIDVLRDSNCKLSVW; the protein is encoded by the exons acacctgagagaactgaacctgagcaggaataaactaggagactctggagtgaaaaacctcagtgatctactgatgaacacacaattcaagctggagaaactaca GTTAAGCAACTGTGAAATGACAGACGAAGGTTGTTCTGctgtgacttcagctctgaaatcaaacccatcacacctgagagaactgaacctgagctggaataaactaggagactctggagtgaaaaacctcagtgatctactgatgaacacacaattcaagctggagaaactaga tttgtGTGGATGCagaattacagagaaacagtgtctcatcctgacttcagctctgaaatcaaacccatcacacctgagagaactgaacctgacagggaataaactaggagactctggagtgaaaaacctcagtgatctactgatgaacacacaattcaagctggagaaactaga TCTGTGGAattgcagtattacagagaaacagtgtctcatcctgacttcagctctgaaatcaaacccatcacacctgagagaactggacctgagcgggaatcaaataaaaaacacaggagtgaatcacttatgtgacgtactgaaggattcacactgtaaactggagagattgag TCTTTATGACTGTGGAATTACAGATGTTTCTTCTTTAACTCAGTCTTtgacaaacacaaaagcactgcagtttctaAAAGAGCTTGATCTGAGTAATAATATGTTTGGAGACTCAAAGCAGCGGCTCATTGATGTGCTACGAGACTCAAACTGTAAACTGAG